In Rhodospirillaceae bacterium, one DNA window encodes the following:
- a CDS encoding HD domain-containing protein → MIAKDLVDVEVTDELRAIIHGELTPELDEITDVELRNLVVEAWAVAIAHSSFSAISDLRASGIWNSDRLKKGTQADHLRGVTAVAIGMADAMLAQFPELPFERDIMIAG, encoded by the coding sequence ATGATAGCAAAAGATCTTGTAGATGTTGAAGTTACCGATGAATTACGCGCAATCATTCACGGGGAGCTCACCCCGGAACTTGATGAAATCACCGATGTTGAGCTTCGTAACTTGGTCGTTGAAGCCTGGGCCGTCGCCATTGCACACTCCAGTTTCAGCGCGATCAGCGACTTGCGGGCTTCCGGCATTTGGAATTCAGACCGCCTAAAAAAGGGCACCCAAGCCGACCACTTGCGCGGCGTGACTGCAGTCGCCATTGGCATGGCCGACGCCATGTTGGCGCAGTTTCCTGAGCTACCCTTCGAGCGCGATATCATGATTGCCGGCT